One genomic window of Medicago truncatula cultivar Jemalong A17 chromosome 1, MtrunA17r5.0-ANR, whole genome shotgun sequence includes the following:
- the LOC25482378 gene encoding clumping factor A isoform X2, whose product MIFHSKGRKLDELSFETEECCGKNMAASTTPTGAKSSSVNVIHIIDSDDEPDISHNISLDRQGSGKISLATCFAKEEGKNLDNNHAQNNKEKLDFGEDILFTANTKRKRPCNVVMSESESDQDDDGMSNSVTSANLEVDKVTDSQMPRRRLQTLRKLVSKNRDNKMSSVRPHKVKYQQSIPKNDDDDLGVDLSYSEEDNLSDFIVDDVDASDCEDISDKSQEESNSDLDANSSSSQDLQDNNKDTYVQDASDRQGSGNISLSTCTVAERGEDSKSNYAQKSEENSDLGEDYSCTVVPKRKQARNVVLSESENDDEDDDLPISKLIRKHVEEVSVDDLVNAVDDAAADIDDDDDDDDDMPISQVIRKKKASRRRLKRLTKCVSKSNDDKTSLCFPTNNDAHDDDDDDEELEEDISNSEGENLSGFIVDDSDVSEINSNKSQDECNGDADSDDSNISQDLPDHSKDSDSQDVSDGEIDLVKILSKIKREKGQKIKWEDEHDMLKEFGNDAVLCMKAVCVLYRQEVLGDQRYEETFGRDGRGFSRHDTASGCHEAYVQETHEIIHVFFFLKSGQTSNILFD is encoded by the exons ATGATCTTCCATTCTAAG GGAAGAAAGTTAGATGAGTTATCATTTGAAACTGAAGAGTGTTGCGGCAAAAATATGGCAGCATCTACTACACCCACTGGTGCAAAATCTAGTTCTGTAAATGTAATTCATATCATTGACAGCGACGATGAACCTGATATTTCTCACAATATTTCACTAGATAGGCAAGGTAGTGGAAAGATTTCACTTGCAACATGTTTTGccaaagaagaaggaaagaactTGGACAACAATCATGcccaaaacaataaagaaaagtTGGACTTTGGTGAAGATATCTTATTTACTGCAAATACCAAGAGGAAACGGCCTTGCAATGTCGTTATGAGCGAGTCAGAAAGTGATCAGGATGATGATGGTATGAGCAACTCTGTAACTAGTGCTAATTTAGAGGTTGACAAGGTCACCGACAGTCAAATGCCAAGGCGTCGTCTACAGACTCTAAGGAAACTTGTAAGCAAAAATCGGGATAATAAAATGTCTTCAGTTAGACCTCATAAGGTCAAGTATCAGCAGAGTATTCcaaaaaatgatgatgatgacctAGGAGTGGATTTGTCATATAGTGAGGAAGATAACCTTAGTGattttattgttgatgatgttgatgcATCTGATTGTGAAGACATATCTGATAAGTCACAGGAAGAGTCTAATAGTGATTTGGATGCTAATTCGAGTAGCTCACAAGATTTACAAGATAACAACAAGGATACTTATGTGCAAGATGCATCTGACAGGCAGGGTAGTGGAAATATTTCTCTGTCAACATGTACTGTAGCAGAAAGGGGAGAAGACTCTAAGTCCAATTATGCTCAAAAGAGTGAGGAAAATTCTGATTTAGGCGAAGATTACTCATGTACTGTAGTTCCGAAAAGGAAACAGGCTCGTAATGTTGTTCTAAGTGAATCTGAAAATGACGACGAGGATGATGATTTGCCAATTAGTAAACTTATAAGGAAGCATGTTGAGGAAGTCAGTGTTGACGATTTAGTAAATGCTGTTGATGATGCTGCTGCTGAtattgacgatgatgatgatgatgatgatgatatgccGATTAGTCAGGTTATAAGAAAGAAGAAAGCAAGTAGGCGCCGTCTAAAGCGTCTCACGAAATGTGTAAGCAAAAGTAATGATGATAAAACATCTTTGTGTTTTCCAACAAATAATGATgctcatgatgatgatgatgatgatgaagaattaGAAGAAGACATATCAAACAGTGAGGGAGAAAACTTGAGTGGTTTTATTGTTGATGACTCCGATGTATCAGAAATCAACTCTAACAAGTCACAAGATGAATGTAACGGTGATGCGGACTCTGATGATTCGAATATATCGCAAGATTTACCAGATCATAGTAAGGATTCCGATTCACAAGACGTATCGGATGGGGAAATAGACCTTGTTAagatattatccaaaattaagAGGGAAAAAGGGCAGAAAATTAAGTGGGAAGATGAACATGACATGCTAAAAGAATTTGGAAACGATGCAGTGTTATGTATGAAGGCTGTCTGCGTTCTTTATCGACAGGAAGTGTTAGGGGATCAGAGGTACGAGGAAACATTTGGCCGTGACGGGCGTGGATTTAGCAGGCATGATACTGCCAG TGGATGTCACGAAGCATACGTACAGGAAACTCACGAaataatacatgtttttttcttcttaaaaagtGGTCAAACTTCCAACATCCTGTTTGACTGA
- the LOC25482377 gene encoding arabinogalactan protein 41, whose translation MTLSFWVVVFLGLIYASFASMASSQYVAPAPAPAPTSDGTSIDQAIAYVLMLVALLLTYIIH comes from the exons atgacaCTTTCATTTTGGGTGGTCGTGTTCCTTGGTCTTATTTACGCATCTTTTGCGTCAATGGCTTCTTCACAATATGTTGCTCCGGCTCCTGCTCCTGCTCCCACAAGTGATG GAACATCAATTGACCAAGCAATAGCATATGTCCTAATGCTGGTGGCCTTGCTTCTCACTTACATCATTCATTAG
- the LOC25482376 gene encoding low affinity inorganic phosphate transporter 4, which yields MGLEVLEALDSARTQWYHVTAIVIAGMGFFTDAYDLFCISTVSKLLGRLYYFDPSTNKPGKLPPSVNNVVTGVALVGTLSGQLVFGWLGDKLGRKKVYGVTLIIMVACAICSGLSFGSSAKSVMITLCFFRFWLGFGIGGDYPLSATIMSEYANKRTRGAFIAAVFAMQGVGIIFAGLVSMVFSGIFKAYYQAPRFNEDPILSTQPEGDLLWRLILMIGAVPAAMTYYWRMKMPETGRYTAIVEGNAKQAAADMARVLDIEIIAEQDKLAEFKAANDYPLWSSEFFNRHGRHLIGTMSCWFLLDIAFYSQNLTQKDIYPAMGLIRQDKEMNAIDEVFQTSRAMFVVALFGTFPGYWFTVFFIEKLGRFKIQLVGFFMMSFFMFVIGVKYEYLKDENKNLFALLYGLTFFFANFGPNSTTFVLPAELFPTRVRSTCHAFSAASGKAGAMVGAFGIQYYTLDGTPRKIRRAMMILAFTNLIGFFCTFLVTETKGRSLEEISGEDGRESELTATPNDRAPGIRQDSRTEKM from the exons atggGATTAGAAGTCCTTGAGGCTCTTGATTCAGCTCGTACACAATGGTACCATGTAACAGCTATAGTAATTGCTGGCATGGGATTCTTCACTGATGCCTATGATCTGTTCTGCATTTCAACCGTTTCGAAGCTCTTGGGACGATTATATTACTTTGATCCAAGCACTAACAAACCAGGGAAGCTTCCACCATCAGTTAATAATGTAGTCACCGGTGTGGCCCTTGTCGGAACACTTTCTGGCCAATTAGTCTTCGGCTGGCTCGGAGACAAACTTGGACGCAAGAAAGTTTATGGTGTCACACTCATTATCATGGTTGCTTGTGCCATTTGCTCTGGTCTTTCTTTTGGTTCTTCCGCGAAATCTGTTATGATAACCCTTTGTTTTTTCAG GTTTTGGCTTGGATTTGGTATTGGTGGAGACTACCCTTTATCAGCAACCATCATGTCTGAATACGCCAACAAAAGGACACGAGGCGCTTTCATAGCAGCAGTTTTCGCAATGCAAGGCGTGGGAATCATCTTTGCCGGATTGGTTTCAATGGTATTTTCAGGAATTTTTAAAGCATACTACCAGGCTCCCCGTTTCAATGAAGACCCAATTTTATCAACACAGCCCGAAGGGGATTTACTCTGGCGATTAATTCTCATGATCGGTGCTGTTCCAGCTGCGATGACTTACTACTGGAGAATGAAAATGCCTGAAACCGGTCGTTACACTGCAATCGTAGAAGGGAACGCGAAACAAGCCGCTGCAGACATGGCAAGAGTTTTGGACATCGAAATCATAGCGGAGCAAGATAAGTTGGCTGAATTTAAAGCAGCAAATGATTACCCTCTTTGGTCTAGCGAGTTTTTCAACAGGCACGGTCGTCATTTAATCGGTACAATGAGTTGTTGGTTCTTGTTAGATATTGCTTTCTACAGTCAGAATTTGACACAGAAAGATATTTACCCTGCAATGGGACTTATTCGTCAAGACAAAGAAATGAATGCTATTGATGAAGTTTTCCAAACTTCGCGCGCCATGTTTGTTGTCGCCTTGTTTGGAACATTCCCCGGTTATTGGTTCACTGTTTTCTTCATTGAAAAGCTTGGAAGATTCAAGATACAGTTGGTTGGTTTCTTCATGATGTCTTTCTTCATGTTTGTCATTGGTGTTAAATATGAATACTTGAAAGACGAAAACAAAAACCTCTTCGCTCTTTTATACGGGCTAACATTCTTCTTCGCGAACTTTGGGCCTAATAGTACAACTTTTGTGTTGCCCGCTGAGCTTTTTCCTACGCGGGTGAGGTCAACATGCCATGCTTTCAGTGCTGCATCTGGGAAGGCGGGTGCTATGGTTGGTGCGTTCGGGATACAATACTACACGTTGGATGGTACGCCAAGGAAGATTAGACGCGCAATGATGATTCTGGCTTTTACAAATTTGATAGGATTCTTTTGCACGTTCTTGGTGACGGAAACTAAGGGACGATCTTTGGAAGAGATTTCGGGTGAGGATGGAAGAGAGAGTGAACTCACTGCAACACCAAATGACAGGGCTCCGGGGATTCGCCAGGACTCAAGAACTGAGAAGATGTGA
- the LOC25482378 gene encoding clumping factor A isoform X1, which yields MIFHSKGRKLDELSFETEECCGKNMAASTTPTGAKSSSVNVIHIIDSDDEPDISHNISLDRQGSGKISLATCFAKEEGKNLDNNHAQNNKEKLDFGEDILFTANTKRKRPCNVVMSESESDQDDDGMSNSVTSANLEVDKVTDSQMPRRRLQTLRKLVSKNRDNKMSSVRPHKVKYQQSIPKNDDDDLGVDLSYSEEDNLSDFIVDDVDASDCEDISDKSQEESNSDLDANSSSSQDLQDNNKDTYVQDASDRQGSGNISLSTCTVAERGEDSKSNYAQKSEENSDLGEDYSCTVVPKRKQARNVVLSESENDDEDDDLPISKLIRKHVEEVSVDDLVNAVDDAAADIDDDDDDDDDMPISQVIRKKKASRRRLKRLTKCVSKSNDDKTSLCFPTNNDAHDDDDDDEELEEDISNSEGENLSGFIVDDSDVSEINSNKSQDECNGDADSDDSNISQDLPDHSKDSDSQDVSDGEIDLVKILSKIKREKGQKIKWEDEHDMLKEFGNDAVLCMKAVCVLYRQEVLGDQRYEETFGRDGRGFSRHDTARGCALGRFLTDDSPYDGLKKTVEELEEYNPEGVKTCGTLAFKYSKQIFEIFKNKEDPNFC from the exons ATGATCTTCCATTCTAAG GGAAGAAAGTTAGATGAGTTATCATTTGAAACTGAAGAGTGTTGCGGCAAAAATATGGCAGCATCTACTACACCCACTGGTGCAAAATCTAGTTCTGTAAATGTAATTCATATCATTGACAGCGACGATGAACCTGATATTTCTCACAATATTTCACTAGATAGGCAAGGTAGTGGAAAGATTTCACTTGCAACATGTTTTGccaaagaagaaggaaagaactTGGACAACAATCATGcccaaaacaataaagaaaagtTGGACTTTGGTGAAGATATCTTATTTACTGCAAATACCAAGAGGAAACGGCCTTGCAATGTCGTTATGAGCGAGTCAGAAAGTGATCAGGATGATGATGGTATGAGCAACTCTGTAACTAGTGCTAATTTAGAGGTTGACAAGGTCACCGACAGTCAAATGCCAAGGCGTCGTCTACAGACTCTAAGGAAACTTGTAAGCAAAAATCGGGATAATAAAATGTCTTCAGTTAGACCTCATAAGGTCAAGTATCAGCAGAGTATTCcaaaaaatgatgatgatgacctAGGAGTGGATTTGTCATATAGTGAGGAAGATAACCTTAGTGattttattgttgatgatgttgatgcATCTGATTGTGAAGACATATCTGATAAGTCACAGGAAGAGTCTAATAGTGATTTGGATGCTAATTCGAGTAGCTCACAAGATTTACAAGATAACAACAAGGATACTTATGTGCAAGATGCATCTGACAGGCAGGGTAGTGGAAATATTTCTCTGTCAACATGTACTGTAGCAGAAAGGGGAGAAGACTCTAAGTCCAATTATGCTCAAAAGAGTGAGGAAAATTCTGATTTAGGCGAAGATTACTCATGTACTGTAGTTCCGAAAAGGAAACAGGCTCGTAATGTTGTTCTAAGTGAATCTGAAAATGACGACGAGGATGATGATTTGCCAATTAGTAAACTTATAAGGAAGCATGTTGAGGAAGTCAGTGTTGACGATTTAGTAAATGCTGTTGATGATGCTGCTGCTGAtattgacgatgatgatgatgatgatgatgatatgccGATTAGTCAGGTTATAAGAAAGAAGAAAGCAAGTAGGCGCCGTCTAAAGCGTCTCACGAAATGTGTAAGCAAAAGTAATGATGATAAAACATCTTTGTGTTTTCCAACAAATAATGATgctcatgatgatgatgatgatgatgaagaattaGAAGAAGACATATCAAACAGTGAGGGAGAAAACTTGAGTGGTTTTATTGTTGATGACTCCGATGTATCAGAAATCAACTCTAACAAGTCACAAGATGAATGTAACGGTGATGCGGACTCTGATGATTCGAATATATCGCAAGATTTACCAGATCATAGTAAGGATTCCGATTCACAAGACGTATCGGATGGGGAAATAGACCTTGTTAagatattatccaaaattaagAGGGAAAAAGGGCAGAAAATTAAGTGGGAAGATGAACATGACATGCTAAAAGAATTTGGAAACGATGCAGTGTTATGTATGAAGGCTGTCTGCGTTCTTTATCGACAGGAAGTGTTAGGGGATCAGAGGTACGAGGAAACATTTGGCCGTGACGGGCGTGGATTTAGCAGGCATGATACTGCCAG AGGCTGTGCTTTGGGAAGGTTCCTCACTGATGACAGTCCTTATGATGGTCTAAAGAAAACTGTGGAGGAGTTGGAAGAATATAATCCCGAAGGAGTTAAAACTTGCGGAACACTTGCTTTTAAATactcaaaacaaatatttgagaTTTTCAAGAACAAAGAGGATCCAAATTTCTGTTGA